The proteins below come from a single Streptomyces sp. M92 genomic window:
- a CDS encoding HAD family hydrolase: MGMQTGAHIVWDWNGTLFHDNDAIIGATNAAFAELGLSPITLEQYRALYCVPVPKFYERLMGRLPTDAEWQLMDSTFQRHYTEHRVRCGLAEGAAQLLADWGSAGRSQSILSMYGHDELVPLVKGFGIESHFIRVDGRTGPSGGSKAEHMVRHIAALAGSAGVDPARTVVIGDASDDAVAAGRVGARAVLYTGGSHSRASLEGAGVPVVDTLAEAVVEAARLAA, from the coding sequence ATGGGGATGCAGACAGGGGCGCACATCGTCTGGGACTGGAACGGGACGCTGTTCCACGACAACGACGCGATCATCGGTGCGACGAACGCGGCCTTCGCCGAGCTGGGGCTGTCGCCGATCACGCTGGAGCAGTACCGGGCGCTGTACTGCGTGCCGGTGCCGAAGTTCTACGAGCGGCTGATGGGGCGGCTGCCCACCGACGCCGAGTGGCAGCTCATGGACTCGACCTTCCAGCGCCACTACACCGAGCACAGGGTGCGGTGCGGGCTCGCGGAGGGCGCGGCGCAGCTGCTCGCGGACTGGGGCTCGGCGGGGCGCAGCCAGTCGATCCTCAGCATGTACGGGCACGACGAGCTGGTGCCGCTGGTCAAGGGCTTCGGGATCGAGTCGCACTTCATACGCGTCGACGGGCGGACCGGGCCGTCCGGGGGCAGCAAGGCGGAGCACATGGTGCGGCACATCGCCGCGCTGGCCGGTTCGGCGGGGGTCGATCCCGCGCGCACGGTGGTGATCGGGGATGCCTCGGACGACGCGGTGGCCGCGGGGCGGGTGGGGGCGCGGGCCGTGCTCTACACCGGGGGGTCGCACAGCCGGGCGAGTCTCGAGGGGGCCGGGGTGCCGGTCGTGGACACGTTGGCGGAGGCGGTCGTGGAGGCGGCGCGGTTGGCGGCGTGA
- a CDS encoding GNAT family N-acetyltransferase → MEPVTLTTGRLVLRTVGPQDTEAVYAAAQDPDIQRWTTIPSPYLHEHARSFTEQMVPDGWANASMFTFGLFLPAGDLVGMLGVTMISLGVGEIGFWGAKEHRGHGYVTEAAVAVSRWAFTERAIDRLEWRAEVGNTASRAVAQRAGYTMEGTLRSALNNKGTRRDAWIGSLLPSDLSLPSTAPYLPART, encoded by the coding sequence ATGGAACCCGTCACGCTCACCACCGGCCGCCTCGTCCTGCGCACGGTGGGCCCCCAGGACACCGAGGCCGTGTACGCCGCCGCGCAGGACCCCGACATCCAGCGCTGGACCACGATCCCCTCGCCCTACCTCCACGAGCACGCACGCAGTTTCACGGAGCAGATGGTCCCCGACGGGTGGGCGAACGCCTCGATGTTCACCTTCGGCCTCTTCCTCCCCGCCGGGGACCTGGTGGGGATGCTCGGCGTCACGATGATCTCCCTGGGCGTCGGCGAGATCGGGTTCTGGGGCGCCAAGGAACACCGCGGCCACGGCTACGTCACCGAAGCCGCCGTCGCCGTCTCCCGCTGGGCCTTCACCGAGCGCGCGATCGACCGCCTGGAGTGGCGCGCCGAGGTCGGCAACACGGCCTCCCGCGCGGTGGCCCAGCGCGCGGGCTACACCATGGAGGGCACGCTGCGCTCCGCGCTCAACAACAAGGGCACCCGCCGCGACGCCTGGATCGGCTCCCTCCTCCCCTCGGACCTCTCCCTCCCGTCGACGGCCCCCTACCTGCCCGCACGAACCTGA
- the secA gene encoding preprotein translocase subunit SecA: MSVLSKIMRAGEGKILRKLHRIADQVNSIEEDFVDLSDAELRALTDEYKQRYADGESLDDLLPEAFATVREAAKRVLGQRHYDVQIMGGAALHMGYVAEMKTGEGKTLVGTLPAYLNALSGEGVHIVTVNDYLAERDSELMGRVHKFLGLNVGCILANQTPAQRREMYGCDITYGTNNEFGFDYLRDNMAWSKDELVQRGHNFAIVDEVDSILVDEARTPLIISGPADQATKWYGDFAKLVTRLKKGEAGNTLKGIEETGDYEVDEKKRTVAIHESGVAKVEDWLGIDNLYESVNTPLVGYLNNAIKAKELFKKDKDYVVLDGEVMIVDEHTGRILAGRRYNEGMHQAIEAKEGVDIKDENQTLATITLQNFFRLYKRHDHNGKEQPGLSGMTGTAMTEAAEFHQIYKLGVVPIPTNRPMIRKDQSDLIYRTEVAKFEAVVDDIEEKHRKGQPILVGTTSVEKSEYLSQQLSKRGVQHEVLNAKQHDREATIVAQAGRKGSVTVATNMAGRGTDIKLGGNPEDLAEAELRQRGLDPEEHIEEWAAALPAALERAEQAVKSEFEEVKDLGGLYVLGTERHESRRIDNQLRGRSGRQGDPGESRFYLSLGDDLMRLFKAQMVERVMSMANVPDDVPIENKMVTRAIASAQSQVETQNFETRKNVLKYDEVLNRQREVIYGERRRVLEGEDLQEQIQHFMNDTIEAYVRAETAEGFPEDWDLDRLWGAFKQLYPVKITVEELEEAAGDRAGLTADYIEESIKDDILEQYEAREKQLGSEIMRELERRVVLSVLDRKWREHLYEMDYLQEGIGLRAMAQKDPLVEYQREGFDMFQAMMDGIKEESVGYLFNLEVQVEQQVEEVPVEDAAPSLEKGAQDAVPAQAGARPEIRAKGLDAPQRRNMHFSAPTVDGEGGVVEGDFTTDEEPARSSSDGLTRAERRKQAKGGRRRKK, encoded by the coding sequence GTGTCCGTCCTCTCGAAGATCATGCGTGCAGGCGAAGGCAAGATCCTGCGCAAGCTGCACCGCATCGCGGACCAGGTCAACTCCATCGAAGAGGACTTCGTCGACCTCTCCGACGCCGAGCTGCGGGCCCTCACCGATGAGTACAAGCAGCGGTACGCCGACGGTGAGAGCCTGGACGACCTGCTGCCCGAAGCCTTCGCCACCGTCCGCGAGGCCGCCAAGCGCGTCCTGGGCCAGCGCCACTACGACGTGCAGATCATGGGCGGCGCCGCCCTGCACATGGGATACGTCGCCGAGATGAAGACCGGTGAGGGCAAGACCCTCGTCGGCACCCTGCCCGCCTACCTCAACGCCCTGTCCGGCGAGGGCGTGCACATCGTCACGGTCAACGACTACCTGGCCGAGCGCGACTCCGAGCTGATGGGCCGCGTCCACAAGTTCCTCGGGCTGAACGTCGGCTGCATCCTGGCCAACCAGACGCCGGCCCAGCGCCGCGAGATGTACGGCTGCGACATCACCTACGGCACGAACAACGAGTTCGGCTTCGACTACCTGCGCGACAACATGGCCTGGTCCAAGGACGAGCTCGTCCAGCGCGGCCACAACTTCGCCATCGTCGACGAGGTCGACTCCATCCTGGTGGACGAGGCCCGTACGCCGCTGATCATCTCCGGACCGGCCGACCAGGCGACCAAGTGGTACGGCGACTTCGCCAAACTGGTCACACGGCTGAAGAAGGGTGAGGCCGGCAACACCCTCAAGGGCATCGAGGAGACCGGCGACTACGAGGTCGACGAGAAGAAGCGCACCGTCGCCATCCACGAGTCCGGTGTCGCCAAGGTCGAGGACTGGCTGGGCATCGACAACCTCTACGAGTCGGTGAACACGCCACTGGTCGGCTACCTGAACAACGCCATCAAGGCCAAGGAACTCTTCAAGAAGGACAAGGACTACGTCGTCCTGGACGGCGAAGTCATGATCGTCGACGAGCACACCGGCCGTATCCTCGCCGGCCGCCGCTACAACGAGGGCATGCACCAGGCGATCGAGGCGAAGGAAGGGGTGGACATCAAGGACGAGAACCAGACGCTCGCCACGATCACCCTGCAGAACTTCTTCCGCCTCTACAAGCGCCACGACCACAACGGCAAGGAACAGCCCGGCCTGTCCGGCATGACCGGTACGGCGATGACCGAGGCCGCCGAGTTCCACCAGATCTACAAGCTCGGCGTGGTGCCCATCCCGACCAACCGGCCGATGATCCGCAAGGACCAGTCGGACCTGATCTACCGCACCGAGGTCGCGAAGTTCGAGGCGGTCGTCGACGACATCGAGGAGAAGCACCGCAAGGGCCAGCCGATCCTCGTCGGCACCACGTCGGTCGAGAAGTCCGAGTACCTCTCGCAGCAGCTCAGCAAGCGCGGCGTCCAGCACGAGGTGCTCAACGCCAAGCAGCACGACCGGGAGGCGACGATCGTCGCCCAGGCGGGCCGCAAGGGCTCCGTGACGGTGGCCACGAACATGGCCGGTCGTGGTACGGACATCAAGCTCGGCGGCAACCCCGAGGACCTCGCCGAGGCGGAGCTGCGCCAGCGCGGCCTCGACCCCGAGGAGCACATCGAGGAGTGGGCCGCGGCCCTGCCCGCCGCCCTGGAGCGGGCCGAGCAGGCGGTCAAGTCGGAGTTCGAGGAGGTCAAGGACCTCGGCGGCCTCTACGTGCTCGGCACCGAGCGGCACGAGTCGCGCCGTATCGACAACCAGCTGCGCGGCCGCTCCGGCCGTCAGGGCGACCCCGGCGAGTCCCGTTTCTACCTCTCCCTGGGCGACGACCTGATGCGCCTGTTCAAAGCTCAGATGGTCGAGCGCGTGATGTCGATGGCGAACGTCCCGGACGACGTGCCGATCGAGAACAAGATGGTCACCCGCGCGATCGCGTCCGCCCAGTCCCAGGTCGAGACCCAGAACTTCGAGACCCGCAAGAACGTCCTGAAGTACGACGAGGTCCTCAACCGGCAGCGCGAGGTCATCTACGGCGAGCGGCGCCGCGTCCTGGAAGGCGAGGACCTGCAGGAGCAGATCCAGCACTTCATGAACGACACGATCGAGGCGTACGTACGCGCGGAGACCGCCGAGGGCTTCCCGGAGGACTGGGACCTCGACCGGCTGTGGGGCGCCTTCAAGCAGCTCTACCCGGTGAAGATCACCGTCGAGGAGCTGGAGGAGGCGGCCGGCGACCGGGCCGGACTGACCGCCGACTACATCGAGGAGTCCATCAAGGACGACATCCTCGAGCAGTACGAGGCACGCGAGAAGCAGCTCGGCTCCGAGATCATGCGTGAGCTGGAGCGCCGGGTCGTGCTCTCGGTCCTGGACCGCAAGTGGCGCGAGCACCTCTACGAGATGGACTACCTCCAGGAGGGCATCGGCCTGCGTGCGATGGCGCAGAAGGACCCGCTGGTCGAGTACCAGCGTGAGGGCTTCGACATGTTCCAGGCCATGATGGACGGCATCAAGGAGGAGTCCGTCGGCTACCTGTTCAACCTGGAGGTCCAGGTCGAGCAGCAGGTCGAGGAGGTCCCGGTAGAGGACGCGGCGCCGTCGCTGGAGAAGGGCGCGCAGGACGCCGTCCCGGCCCAGGCGGGCGCCCGCCCGGAGATCCGCGCCAAGGGCCTCGACGCCCCGCAGCGCCGGAACATGCACTTCTCCGCGCCGACCGTGGACGGCGAGGGCGGTGTCGTCGAGGGTGACTTCACCACCGACGAGGAGCCCGCGCGCTCCTCGTCCGACGGCCTCACCCGCGCGGAGCGCCGCAAGCAGGCCAAGGGCGGACGCCGCCGCAAGAAGTGA
- a CDS encoding DUF6912 family protein, whose protein sequence is MRVYVPLTLSGLAEAHRTGQLGTGPLVALAVTPALREWYRSDDTEELEYAALNRAALASLRLLAADAGAPRRRVVVAADVPDGAATADPDRGSGPAALGEVRVAGPLPLAKAASVHVDSADAEADVTAAAGALEAADGGDDDAQFVVDGAEDHELLWYATQEIAGLVEAAGD, encoded by the coding sequence ATGCGCGTCTACGTTCCCCTGACCCTCTCCGGTCTCGCCGAGGCGCACAGGACGGGACAGCTGGGAACCGGGCCGCTCGTCGCCCTCGCCGTCACACCGGCGCTGCGCGAGTGGTACCGCTCGGACGACACCGAGGAGCTGGAGTACGCCGCGCTCAACCGGGCCGCGCTGGCCTCGCTGCGGCTGCTGGCGGCCGACGCCGGGGCGCCGCGGCGCCGGGTCGTGGTCGCCGCCGACGTGCCCGACGGGGCGGCCACCGCCGACCCGGACCGCGGGTCCGGTCCCGCCGCGCTGGGCGAGGTGCGGGTGGCCGGGCCCCTGCCGCTGGCCAAGGCGGCTTCGGTGCACGTCGACTCCGCCGACGCCGAGGCGGACGTGACCGCGGCGGCCGGGGCCCTCGAGGCGGCGGACGGCGGGGACGACGACGCGCAGTTCGTGGTGGACGGGGCGGAGGACCACGAGCTGCTCTGGTACGCGACGCAGGAGATCGCGGGCCTGGTCGAGGCCGCCGGCGACTGA
- a CDS encoding NAD-glutamate dehydrogenase, whose product MQTKLDEAKAELLDRAARVAENSPVGGHLPTGTTDEGTPGTPDQASVFAFLRRYYRHTAPEDLTDRDPVDVFGAAVSHYRLAENRPQGTANVRVHTPTVEENGWTCSHSVVEVVTDDMPFLVDSVTNELTRQGRGIHVVVHPQIVVRRDLTGKLVEVLTGGPSADLPHDAHVESWIHVEIDRETDRGDLKQITADLLRVLNDVRETVEDWGKMRDAAVRIAEGLPDEPTPGDLPPRELEEARELLRWLADDHFTFLGYREYELRGDDSLAAVPGTGLGILRSDPHHATDESHPVSPSFERLPADARAKAREHRLLVLTKANSRATVHRPSYLDYIGVKKFDENGNVVGERRFLGLFSSAAYTESVRRVPVIRRKVEEVLERAGFSPNSHDGRDLLQILETYPRDELFQTPPDELQSIVTSVLYLQERRRLRLYLRQDEYGRYYSALVYLPRDRYTTGVRLRIIDILKEELGGTSVDFTAWNTESILSRLHFVVRVPQGTELPHLSDADKERVEARLVEAARSWADGFAEALTAEFGEEHAAELLRRYGSAFPEGYKADHGPRSAVADLGHLERLDEEKTFALSLYEPVGAAPEERRFKIYQKGGTVSLSAVLPVLSRLGVEVTDERPYELRCADRSTAWIYDFGLRMPKSVAGGAEYLGDDARERFQEAFAATWNGQAENDGFNSLVLSAGLTWRQAMVLRAYAKYLRQAGSTFSQDYMEDTLRNNVHTTRLLVSLFEARMAPERQRAGREIVDALLEEVDAALDQVASLDEDRILRSFLTVIKATLRTNFFQKTSDGRPHDYVSMKFDPQAIPDLPAPRPAFEIWVYSPRVEGVHLRFGKVARGGLRWSDRREDFRTEILGLVKAQMVKNTVIVPVGAKGGFVAKQLPDPGVDRDAWMAEGIASYKTFISALLDITDNMVAGEVVHPADVVRHDEDDTYLVVAADKGTAKFSDIANEVAESYNFWLGDAFASGGSAGYDHKGMGITARGAWESVKRHFRELGVDTQTQDFTVVGIGDMSGDVFGNGMLLSEHIRLVAAFDHRHIFVDPNPDSATSYAERRRLFELPRSSWEDYDTALISAGGGVFPRSAKSIPVNAHMREALGIEAGVTKMTPAELMKAILSSPVDLLWNGGIGTYVKASTESNGDVGDKGNDAIRVDGKDLRVQVVGEGGNLGLTQLGRIEFARTGGKINTDAIDNSAGVDTSDHEVNIKILLNGLVKDGDMTVKQRNKLLAQMTDEVGALVLRNNYAQNTAIANALAQSNDMLHAQQRFMRHLVREGSLDRALEFLPTDRQIRERLGAGQGLTGPETAVLLAYTKITVAEELLHTSLPDDPYLKGLLHAYFPTALREQFLDQIDGHPLRREITTTVLVNDTVNTGGTTYLHRMREETGASLEEIVRAQTAARAIFRSSPVWDAVEALDTKVEAAVQTRIRLHSRRLVERGTRWLLNNRPQPLELAETVDFFAERVEQVWSQLPKLLRGADAEWYQHIYDELTAAGVPDEPATRVAGFSSAFPTLDIVSVADRMGKEPLDVAEVYYDLADRLSVTQLMDRISDLPRNDRWQSMARAAIREDLYAAHAALTADVLAAGNGTSTPEQRFKAWEQKNAAILGRARTTLEEIHNSETFDLSNLSVAMRTMRTLLRTHS is encoded by the coding sequence ATGCAGACCAAGCTGGACGAAGCCAAGGCCGAGCTGCTCGACAGGGCTGCGCGGGTAGCTGAGAACAGCCCGGTCGGGGGGCACCTACCGACTGGGACGACGGACGAGGGCACGCCGGGCACCCCGGACCAGGCATCCGTGTTCGCGTTCCTGAGGCGCTACTACCGGCACACCGCCCCGGAGGACCTGACCGACCGCGACCCGGTCGACGTCTTCGGAGCCGCCGTCTCGCACTACCGGCTGGCCGAGAACCGCCCGCAGGGCACGGCGAACGTGCGGGTGCACACCCCGACCGTCGAGGAGAACGGCTGGACGTGCAGCCACTCCGTCGTCGAGGTGGTCACCGACGACATGCCCTTCCTCGTCGACTCCGTGACCAACGAGCTGACCCGGCAGGGCCGCGGCATCCACGTCGTGGTCCACCCGCAGATCGTGGTACGGCGCGACCTCACCGGCAAGCTCGTCGAGGTGCTCACCGGCGGCCCCTCCGCCGACCTGCCGCACGACGCCCACGTCGAGTCCTGGATCCACGTCGAGATCGACCGCGAGACCGACCGCGGCGACCTGAAGCAGATCACCGCCGACCTGCTGCGCGTCCTCAACGACGTCCGCGAGACCGTCGAGGACTGGGGCAAGATGCGCGACGCCGCCGTCCGCATCGCCGAGGGACTGCCCGACGAGCCGACCCCCGGCGACCTGCCGCCGCGGGAGCTGGAGGAGGCCCGCGAGCTGCTGCGCTGGCTGGCCGACGACCACTTCACCTTCCTCGGCTACCGCGAGTACGAGCTGCGCGGCGACGACTCCCTGGCCGCCGTCCCCGGCACCGGCCTCGGCATCCTGCGCTCCGACCCGCACCACGCGACTGACGAGAGCCACCCCGTTAGCCCCTCCTTCGAGCGGCTCCCGGCCGACGCCCGGGCCAAGGCCCGCGAGCACCGGCTGCTGGTGCTGACCAAGGCCAACAGCCGGGCGACCGTGCACCGGCCGTCGTACCTGGACTACATCGGTGTCAAGAAGTTCGACGAGAACGGCAACGTCGTCGGCGAGCGCCGCTTCCTCGGGCTCTTCTCCTCGGCCGCCTACACCGAGTCCGTCCGCCGGGTGCCGGTGATCCGGCGCAAGGTGGAGGAGGTGCTGGAGCGGGCCGGGTTCTCGCCCAACAGCCACGACGGCCGGGACCTGCTCCAGATCCTGGAGACCTACCCGCGCGACGAGCTGTTCCAGACGCCGCCCGACGAGCTCCAGTCCATCGTCACCTCCGTCCTCTACCTCCAGGAGCGCCGCCGGCTGCGGCTCTACCTGCGCCAGGACGAGTACGGGCGCTACTACTCGGCCCTCGTCTACCTCCCCCGCGACCGCTACACCACCGGCGTCCGGCTGCGGATCATCGACATCCTCAAGGAGGAGCTCGGCGGCACCAGCGTCGACTTCACGGCCTGGAACACCGAGTCCATCCTGTCCCGGCTGCACTTCGTGGTCCGCGTCCCGCAGGGCACCGAGCTGCCGCACCTGTCCGACGCCGACAAGGAGCGCGTCGAGGCCCGTCTCGTCGAGGCCGCCCGCTCCTGGGCCGACGGGTTCGCCGAGGCGCTGACCGCCGAGTTCGGCGAGGAGCACGCGGCGGAGCTGCTGCGCCGCTACGGCAGCGCCTTCCCGGAGGGCTACAAGGCCGACCACGGCCCGCGCTCCGCCGTCGCCGACCTCGGTCACCTGGAGCGGCTCGACGAGGAGAAGACCTTCGCGCTGAGCCTGTACGAGCCGGTCGGCGCCGCGCCCGAGGAGCGCCGGTTCAAGATCTACCAGAAGGGCGGCACGGTCTCCCTGTCCGCGGTGCTGCCGGTGCTCAGCCGGCTCGGCGTCGAGGTCACCGACGAGCGGCCCTACGAGCTGCGCTGCGCGGACCGCAGCACGGCCTGGATCTACGACTTCGGCCTGCGCATGCCGAAGTCGGTGGCCGGCGGCGCCGAGTACCTGGGCGACGACGCCCGCGAGCGCTTCCAGGAGGCCTTCGCCGCGACCTGGAACGGGCAGGCGGAGAACGACGGCTTCAACTCCCTGGTGCTCAGCGCCGGCCTGACCTGGCGCCAGGCCATGGTGCTGCGCGCGTACGCCAAGTACCTGCGGCAGGCCGGGTCGACGTTCAGCCAGGACTACATGGAGGACACCCTCCGCAACAACGTCCACACCACGCGCCTGCTGGTCTCCCTCTTCGAGGCGCGGATGGCCCCGGAGCGCCAGCGCGCCGGGCGGGAGATCGTCGACGCCCTGCTCGAAGAGGTCGACGCCGCCCTCGACCAGGTCGCCAGCCTCGACGAGGACCGCATCCTGCGCTCCTTCCTCACCGTGATCAAGGCGACGCTGCGGACGAACTTCTTCCAGAAGACGAGCGACGGCAGGCCGCACGACTACGTCTCCATGAAGTTCGATCCGCAGGCCATCCCCGACCTGCCCGCGCCGCGTCCGGCGTTCGAGATCTGGGTGTACTCGCCGCGTGTCGAGGGCGTGCACCTGCGCTTCGGCAAGGTCGCGCGCGGCGGTCTGCGCTGGTCGGACCGCCGGGAGGACTTCCGTACCGAGATCCTCGGCCTGGTCAAGGCGCAGATGGTGAAGAACACCGTCATCGTGCCGGTCGGCGCCAAGGGCGGCTTCGTCGCCAAGCAGCTCCCGGACCCGGGCGTCGACCGCGACGCCTGGATGGCCGAGGGCATCGCCAGCTACAAGACCTTCATCTCGGCGCTGCTCGACATCACCGACAACATGGTGGCCGGCGAGGTCGTACACCCGGCGGACGTCGTCCGGCACGACGAGGACGACACGTACCTCGTCGTCGCCGCCGACAAGGGCACGGCGAAGTTCTCGGACATCGCCAACGAGGTCGCCGAGTCCTACAACTTCTGGCTCGGCGACGCCTTCGCCTCCGGCGGCAGCGCGGGCTACGACCACAAGGGCATGGGCATCACCGCCCGCGGCGCCTGGGAGTCCGTCAAGCGGCACTTCCGGGAGCTGGGCGTGGACACCCAGACCCAGGACTTCACCGTCGTCGGCATCGGCGACATGTCCGGCGACGTGTTCGGCAACGGCATGCTGCTGTCCGAGCACATCCGCCTGGTCGCCGCCTTCGACCACCGGCACATCTTCGTCGACCCGAACCCGGACTCGGCCACTTCGTACGCCGAGCGGCGCCGTCTGTTCGAGCTGCCGCGCTCCTCCTGGGAGGACTACGACACCGCGCTGATCTCGGCGGGCGGCGGCGTCTTCCCGCGCTCGGCCAAGTCGATCCCGGTCAACGCCCACATGCGCGAGGCCCTCGGGATCGAGGCCGGCGTCACCAAGATGACTCCGGCCGAGCTGATGAAGGCGATCCTCAGCTCCCCGGTGGACCTGCTGTGGAACGGCGGTATCGGCACCTACGTCAAGGCGTCCACCGAGTCCAACGGCGACGTCGGCGACAAGGGCAACGACGCCATCCGCGTCGACGGCAAGGACCTGCGCGTCCAGGTCGTGGGCGAGGGCGGCAACCTGGGCCTGACCCAGCTGGGCCGGATCGAGTTCGCCCGCACCGGCGGCAAGATCAACACGGACGCCATCGACAACAGCGCGGGCGTGGACACCTCCGACCACGAGGTGAACATCAAGATCCTGCTCAACGGTCTGGTCAAGGACGGCGACATGACCGTCAAGCAGCGCAACAAGCTGCTGGCCCAGATGACCGACGAGGTCGGCGCGCTGGTCCTGCGCAACAACTACGCGCAGAACACGGCGATCGCCAACGCCCTGGCCCAGTCCAACGACATGCTCCACGCCCAGCAGCGCTTCATGCGCCACCTAGTGCGCGAGGGCAGCCTCGACCGGGCCCTGGAGTTCCTGCCCACCGACCGCCAGATCCGGGAACGCCTCGGCGCCGGACAGGGCCTGACCGGCCCGGAGACGGCCGTACTGCTGGCGTACACGAAGATCACGGTCGCCGAGGAGCTGCTGCACACCTCGCTGCCCGACGACCCGTACCTCAAGGGCCTGCTGCACGCCTACTTCCCGACGGCGCTGCGCGAACAGTTCCTGGACCAGATCGACGGCCACCCGCTGCGCCGCGAGATCACCACGACCGTCCTGGTCAACGACACGGTCAACACGGGCGGTACGACGTACCTGCACCGGATGCGCGAGGAAACCGGCGCGTCGCTGGAGGAGATCGTGCGGGCCCAGACCGCGGCCCGGGCGATCTTCCGCTCCTCCCCGGTGTGGGACGCGGTGGAGGCCCTGGACACCAAGGTCGAGGCCGCCGTCCAGACCCGCATCCGGCTGCACTCGCGGCGCCTGGTCGAGCGCGGCACGCGGTGGTTGCTCAACAACCGGCCGCAGCCGCTGGAGCTCGCCGAGACGGTGGACTTCTTCGCCGAGCGCGTCGAGCAGGTCTGGTCGCAGCTGCCGAAGCTGCTGCGCGGCGCGGACGCGGAGTGGTACCAGCACATCTACGACGAGCTGACCGCCGCCGGGGTGCCGGACGAGCCGGCCACCCGGGTGGCCGGTTTCTCCTCGGCCTTCCCGACCCTGGACATCGTGTCGGTGGCCGACCGCATGGGCAAGGAGCCGCTGGACGTCGCCGAGGTGTACTACGACCTCGCCGACCGGCTGAGTGTCACCCAGCTGATGGACCGGATCAGCGATCTGCCCCGCAACGACCGCTGGCAGTCCATGGCCCGCGCGGCGATCCGCGAGGACCTGTACGCGGCGCACGCGGCGCTCACCGCCGATGTGCTGGCGGCCGGCAACGGCACGTCCACGCCGGAGCAGCGGTTCAAGGCGTGGGAGCAGAAGAACGCGGCGATCCTCGGCCGTGCCCGCACCACGCTGGAGGAGATCCACAACTCGGAGACGTTCGACCTCTCCAACCTGTCCGTGGCCATGCGGACGATGCGGACGCTGCTGCGCACGCACTCGTGA
- a CDS encoding Rv3235 family protein, translated as MRKVMTRTQSRPLRLAPAAAVAPAATALVPTDSASRVPGAAPPRRPGGGAVRSTAPGGRPPGSPGRSPRARTRPADTRPSATGPGRAVRTGARTAAGAAVPGSAAPAVRREAPPAAGPVVPAQTPRRPVPQLRPTDRFAELLLNVLSGRRPVHSMLRHTAGRAYDELAHLAERGPLRTRGALPVVRDIGYFEPRPGALEVFARIGAGDQLRAMAFRLEQGRDLRWRCTAVELGGPRRPRAIDD; from the coding sequence ATGCGCAAGGTCATGACCAGGACGCAGTCCCGCCCGCTCCGCCTCGCACCGGCCGCGGCCGTCGCGCCGGCCGCCACGGCACTCGTCCCCACGGACTCCGCCTCGCGCGTCCCCGGCGCCGCGCCGCCCCGCAGGCCCGGCGGCGGCGCCGTACGGTCCACGGCACCCGGTGGCCGCCCGCCGGGCTCCCCGGGCCGGTCCCCGCGGGCCCGTACACGGCCGGCGGACACCCGCCCGTCCGCGACAGGGCCGGGCCGCGCCGTCAGGACGGGTGCGCGCACGGCTGCCGGCGCCGCTGTGCCGGGCTCCGCCGCCCCGGCCGTACGCCGGGAGGCTCCGCCCGCGGCGGGGCCCGTCGTACCCGCCCAGACCCCTCGCCGTCCCGTACCCCAGCTCCGCCCGACCGATCGCTTCGCCGAGCTGCTGCTCAACGTGCTCAGCGGCCGGCGCCCCGTCCACTCGATGCTCCGCCACACCGCCGGACGGGCCTACGACGAACTGGCCCACCTCGCCGAACGCGGCCCCCTGCGCACACGCGGCGCCCTCCCCGTCGTCCGTGACATCGGCTACTTCGAGCCCCGGCCGGGCGCCCTGGAGGTCTTCGCCCGCATCGGCGCGGGCGACCAGCTGCGCGCGATGGCCTTCCGGCTGGAGCAGGGCCGGGACCTGCGCTGGCGCTGCACGGCGGTGGAACTGGGCGGCCCCCGCAGGCCGCGCGCGATCGACGACTGA